A DNA window from Pseudomonas wuhanensis contains the following coding sequences:
- a CDS encoding alpha/beta fold hydrolase, with product MTRIATPISDIKEHYDVIVIGSGYGGGIAASRLSRAGKRVCLLERGREIQPGEYPNTMLAATEELQVHDPDGHIGSRTGLFDLHVNAQQNVVVGCGLGGTSLINANVALEPEPGVFDDPRWPLAVREHRDTLLKDGYARAREMLKPNPYPSTAPNLPKLDANKKSADYLKQGAHFYKPPINVTFDKLPNNLNHVGVEQLPCNHCGDCVSGCNNKAKNTTLMNYLPDAWNHGAEIFCQAEVRHLERDGDGWIVHFQYLDSGREKFSAPTLFVKADIVVVSAGTLGSTEILLRSRDKGLATSDQLGENMSGNGDILGFGHNCDETINGIGFGAHPANEMKPVGPCITSIIDMRTEGDWRSRMVIEEGSIPGALGRPMVPSMAAFAGLIGKPTDDSFTGKLKYAEREAESFLRGPYHGALHNMQTYLIMSHDDGKGRMVLDSKDQLRIDWPGVGEQENVKLGNERLHQSTKALGGIWVENPIWTELLKHSIVSVHPLGGCVMGEDAEQGVVNHKGQVFSSTSGTNVYAGLYVTDGAVIPTSLAVNPLLTISAVSERNMGLLAADRGWHIDYTLPSAPRKQVAAPTLGVQFTETMKGYFSKAFTQPQGTDLKLYEAAAKRGESDNSPIEFTLTITANDLNRMIKEPEHAATLVGTLDAPGLSPEPLTASNGVFNLFEEYQEQVGVRHMNYDMKLTAEDGSDYYFSAFKTVPEDNGVLNVWHDTSTLYVTLYRGADKTGEVMGSGVMHIHPADFAKQMTTMKVLNARNERERIDGLARFGKFFAGILWESYGGVFAGDIYFNPDAPPRQKRPLDAPVPSVQFFQTEDNVQLRLTRYQAGSKGPVMLVHGLGVGSNIFSTDTIQTNLLEYLCKHEYDVWLLDLRVSILLPASKKEWNGDQIAQYDFKAAIAQIQQATKAADVQCVVHCYGATTFFMSLLAGLQGVRSVVCSQIAADTVVATATGLKAGLHLPGMLDAIGIKSLTAYADNKESWFNKLYDKALNGYARIEAQGYCTNPVCHRITFMYASLYRHDTLNETLHDNLHELFGESNMQTFEHLALILRKGHLVDFKGQDVYMPHFDRLTMPICFISGEDNQCYLPESTLKTYERVCKVHGPERYSRHVVPGYGHIDCMFGKNAVIDVYPIILEHLEKTALG from the coding sequence ATGACACGGATCGCCACGCCCATCAGCGACATCAAGGAACACTACGACGTGATCGTCATCGGCTCCGGCTACGGCGGCGGGATCGCGGCGTCGCGCCTGTCCCGCGCTGGCAAGCGGGTGTGCCTGCTGGAGCGAGGTCGGGAAATCCAGCCCGGCGAATACCCCAATACGATGCTGGCGGCCACTGAAGAACTGCAGGTCCATGACCCGGACGGGCACATCGGTTCGCGCACCGGGTTGTTTGACTTGCACGTCAATGCGCAGCAGAACGTGGTGGTCGGTTGCGGCTTGGGCGGCACGTCGCTGATCAACGCCAACGTTGCCCTGGAGCCGGAGCCCGGCGTGTTCGACGATCCGCGCTGGCCGCTGGCAGTGCGTGAGCATCGCGACACCTTGCTCAAGGACGGTTACGCCCGGGCTCGGGAGATGCTCAAGCCCAATCCGTACCCGAGCACCGCACCGAACCTGCCCAAACTCGACGCCAACAAAAAATCCGCTGATTACCTCAAGCAAGGTGCGCATTTCTACAAGCCGCCGATCAACGTGACCTTCGACAAGCTGCCGAACAACCTCAACCATGTAGGCGTTGAGCAATTGCCGTGCAACCACTGCGGCGACTGCGTCTCGGGCTGTAACAACAAGGCCAAGAACACCACGCTGATGAATTACCTGCCCGATGCCTGGAACCACGGCGCGGAGATTTTCTGCCAGGCCGAGGTGCGGCATCTGGAGCGCGACGGTGACGGCTGGATCGTGCACTTCCAGTATCTGGACAGCGGCCGGGAGAAATTCTCCGCGCCGACGCTGTTCGTCAAGGCGGACATTGTCGTGGTGTCGGCGGGCACCCTGGGCTCCACCGAAATCCTCCTGCGTTCTCGGGACAAAGGTCTGGCGACGTCCGATCAGCTCGGCGAAAACATGAGCGGCAACGGCGATATCCTCGGTTTTGGCCACAACTGCGATGAAACGATCAACGGCATTGGCTTCGGCGCGCATCCGGCCAATGAAATGAAACCGGTCGGCCCGTGCATCACCTCGATCATCGACATGCGCACCGAAGGCGACTGGCGCAGCCGCATGGTCATCGAAGAAGGCTCGATCCCCGGCGCGCTCGGCCGGCCCATGGTGCCGAGCATGGCCGCGTTCGCCGGATTGATCGGCAAGCCCACTGACGACAGTTTCACCGGCAAGCTCAAGTACGCCGAGCGCGAAGCCGAAAGCTTCCTGCGCGGCCCGTATCACGGCGCCCTGCACAACATGCAGACCTACCTGATCATGAGCCACGACGACGGCAAGGGTCGCATGGTGCTCGACAGCAAGGACCAGCTGCGCATCGACTGGCCGGGTGTTGGCGAGCAGGAAAACGTCAAACTCGGTAACGAGCGGCTGCACCAGAGCACCAAGGCATTAGGCGGGATCTGGGTCGAGAACCCGATCTGGACCGAGCTGCTCAAACACAGCATCGTTTCCGTCCACCCGTTGGGCGGTTGCGTGATGGGCGAGGATGCGGAGCAGGGCGTGGTCAACCACAAGGGCCAGGTATTCAGCAGCACCAGTGGCACGAATGTCTATGCCGGGTTGTACGTGACCGACGGCGCGGTGATCCCGACTTCCCTGGCGGTCAATCCGCTGCTGACCATCTCTGCCGTGAGCGAGCGCAACATGGGCCTGCTGGCTGCCGATCGCGGTTGGCATATCGACTACACGCTGCCCTCGGCACCGCGCAAACAGGTGGCGGCGCCGACCCTCGGCGTGCAGTTCACCGAAACCATGAAAGGCTATTTCTCCAAAGCCTTCACCCAGCCCCAGGGCACCGATCTGAAACTCTACGAGGCGGCGGCCAAACGTGGCGAGTCGGACAACTCGCCGATCGAGTTCACCCTGACCATCACCGCCAACGACCTCAACCGCATGATCAAAGAACCTGAACACGCCGCGACACTGGTCGGCACCCTGGATGCTCCAGGCTTGTCGCCAGAACCGCTGACCGCCAGCAATGGCGTGTTCAACCTGTTCGAGGAGTATCAGGAACAGGTCGGTGTGCGGCACATGAATTACGACATGAAACTGACCGCCGAGGACGGCAGCGATTATTACTTCAGCGCGTTCAAGACCGTGCCCGAAGACAACGGCGTGCTGAACGTCTGGCACGACACCAGCACCCTCTACGTGACGCTGTATCGCGGGGCGGACAAGACCGGTGAGGTGATGGGTTCGGGTGTGATGCACATCCATCCAGCCGATTTCGCCAAGCAGATGACCACCATGAAGGTGCTCAACGCGCGCAACGAACGCGAGCGCATCGATGGGCTGGCACGGTTTGGCAAGTTCTTCGCGGGCATCTTGTGGGAGAGCTACGGCGGGGTGTTCGCGGGTGACATCTACTTCAATCCTGACGCACCGCCACGGCAAAAACGCCCATTGGATGCGCCGGTCCCGAGCGTGCAGTTCTTCCAGACCGAAGACAACGTACAGCTACGCCTGACCCGCTACCAGGCTGGCAGCAAAGGGCCGGTGATGCTGGTCCACGGTTTGGGCGTGGGCTCGAATATTTTCTCCACCGACACCATCCAGACCAACCTGCTGGAGTACCTGTGCAAGCACGAGTACGACGTCTGGCTGCTGGATTTGCGAGTGAGCATTCTGTTGCCCGCGAGCAAGAAGGAATGGAACGGCGACCAGATTGCGCAGTACGACTTCAAGGCTGCCATCGCGCAGATCCAGCAGGCAACCAAGGCGGCGGATGTGCAATGCGTGGTGCATTGCTACGGCGCGACGACCTTCTTCATGTCGCTGCTGGCCGGGTTGCAGGGCGTGCGTTCGGTGGTGTGTTCGCAGATCGCGGCGGATACGGTGGTCGCCACGGCAACCGGGCTCAAGGCCGGTCTGCACCTTCCGGGGATGCTCGACGCCATCGGCATCAAATCCCTCACCGCGTATGCCGACAATAAGGAGAGCTGGTTCAACAAACTCTACGACAAAGCCCTCAACGGCTACGCCCGCATCGAGGCCCAGGGCTACTGCACCAACCCGGTGTGCCATCGCATCACCTTCATGTACGCATCGTTGTACCGCCACGACACGCTCAACGAGACCCTGCATGACAACCTGCATGAGCTGTTCGGCGAATCGAACATGCAGACCTTTGAGCACTTGGCGTTGATCCTGCGCAAAGGCCATCTGGTGGACTTCAAGGGGCAGGACGTCTACATGCCGCACTTCGACCGGCTGACCATGCCGATCTGCTTCATCAGCGGCGAAGACAACCAGTGCTACCTGCCCGAAAGCACGCTCAAGACTTATGAGCGCGTGTGCAAAGTCCATGGGCCGGAGCGCTACAGCCGCCACGTGGTGCCGGGTTACGGGCATATCGACTGCATGTTCGGCAAGAATGCGGTGATCGATGTGTACCCGATCATCCTGGAGCATCTGGAGAAAACCGCTCTCGGCTAG
- a CDS encoding GNAT family N-acetyltransferase, with amino-acid sequence MAVEFRSALRADAREIARLFQISSEGAADYIWSQLAQPGQDLLEVGASRYAREDVDFSYQNCLIAQVEGKVIGMLHSYAMRHDPQAAPVTDPVLAPYATMEIPDTLYISSLALHEGWRNQGVGKQFLAYAYDRANRLGLNGLSLIDYAVNTGARRFYERHGFRIVDTCQITPHPMIRVTGEAYLMYRP; translated from the coding sequence ATGGCTGTTGAATTTCGTTCGGCCCTGCGCGCGGATGCGCGTGAGATTGCTCGCTTGTTTCAGATTTCATCAGAAGGTGCGGCGGATTACATCTGGAGCCAACTGGCGCAGCCCGGCCAGGACCTGCTGGAGGTCGGTGCCAGTCGTTACGCTCGTGAAGACGTCGATTTCTCCTATCAGAACTGCCTGATCGCCCAGGTCGAGGGAAAGGTCATCGGCATGCTGCACAGCTACGCGATGCGCCACGACCCTCAGGCCGCTCCCGTGACCGATCCCGTCCTGGCGCCGTATGCCACGATGGAAATCCCCGACACCCTTTATATTTCGAGCCTGGCCCTGCATGAGGGCTGGCGTAATCAGGGGGTGGGCAAACAATTCCTCGCCTATGCCTACGACCGTGCCAACCGATTGGGGCTCAATGGCTTGAGCCTGATCGACTATGCGGTGAACACCGGCGCACGGCGGTTTTATGAGCGCCATGGTTTCCGGATTGTCGATACCTGCCAGATCACGCCCCACCCAATGATTCGGGTCACGGGGGAAGCCTATTTGATGTATCGGCCTTGA
- the dgcB gene encoding dimethylglycine demethylation protein DgcB: protein MLNTLLPILLFAALGLAVLGALRRVAMWRRGRASKVDLIGGLFAMPKRYMVDLHHVVARDKYIANTHVATAGGAVASIVLAILVHGFGLHNRILGYALLLMSAVMFVGAIFMFLRRRNPPARLSKGPWMRLPKSLMAFSASFFLLTLPVAGILPENFGGWVVAAILGVGVLWGVSELFFGMTWGGPMKHAFAGALHLAWHRRSERFGGGRSTGLKPLDLNDPNAPLGVEKPKDFTWNQLLGFDACVQCGKCEAACPAFAAGQPLNPKKLIQDMVVGLAGGTDAKFAGSPYPGKAIGEHGGNPHQPIVNGLVDAETLWSCTTCRACVEECPMMIEHVDAIVDMRRHLTLEKGATPNKGAEVLENLIATDNPGGFAPGGRMNWAADLNLNLLSEKKSTDVLFWVGDGAFDMRNQRTLRAFVKVLKAAKVDFAVLGLEERDSGDVARRLGDEATFQLLAKRNIQTLAKYSFNRIVTCDPHSFHVLKNEYGAFDGNYLVQHHSTYMAEIIGEGALNLGQHKGSSVTYHDPCYLGRYNGEYEAPREVLRALGIEIKEMQRSGFRSRCCGGGGGAPITDIPGKQRIPDMRMEDIRETGAELVAVGCPQCTAMLEGVVEPRPMIKDIAELVADALLEDATPGKPSAPAKREPAEVH, encoded by the coding sequence ATGTTGAACACCCTTCTTCCAATCCTGTTGTTCGCTGCCCTGGGCCTGGCTGTCCTGGGCGCGTTGCGGCGGGTGGCTATGTGGCGCCGAGGCCGGGCTTCGAAAGTCGACCTGATCGGCGGCCTGTTCGCCATGCCCAAGCGCTACATGGTCGACTTGCACCATGTCGTCGCGCGGGACAAATACATCGCCAACACCCACGTCGCCACGGCCGGTGGTGCGGTGGCGTCCATTGTGCTGGCGATTCTGGTTCATGGTTTTGGCCTGCATAACCGCATCCTCGGTTATGCACTGCTGCTGATGTCGGCGGTGATGTTTGTCGGCGCGATCTTTATGTTCCTGCGCCGTCGCAACCCACCGGCCCGCTTGTCCAAAGGCCCGTGGATGCGCTTGCCGAAAAGCCTGATGGCGTTCTCGGCATCGTTCTTCCTGCTGACCCTGCCGGTTGCCGGCATCCTTCCGGAAAACTTCGGTGGTTGGGTGGTGGCTGCGATCCTCGGCGTCGGCGTGCTCTGGGGCGTGTCGGAACTGTTCTTCGGCATGACCTGGGGCGGGCCGATGAAGCACGCCTTCGCCGGTGCCCTGCACCTGGCCTGGCACCGTCGCTCCGAGCGTTTTGGTGGCGGTCGCTCCACCGGTTTGAAGCCGCTGGACCTGAATGACCCGAACGCGCCACTGGGCGTGGAAAAACCCAAGGATTTCACCTGGAACCAACTGCTCGGCTTCGACGCCTGCGTGCAGTGCGGTAAATGTGAAGCTGCGTGCCCGGCGTTCGCCGCCGGCCAGCCGCTGAACCCGAAAAAACTGATTCAAGACATGGTGGTCGGCCTGGCTGGCGGTACTGACGCCAAATTCGCTGGCAGCCCGTATCCAGGCAAAGCCATCGGCGAGCACGGTGGCAATCCGCATCAACCGATCGTCAACGGTCTGGTGGACGCTGAAACCCTGTGGTCCTGCACCACTTGCCGTGCCTGCGTCGAGGAATGCCCGATGATGATCGAGCACGTTGACGCCATCGTCGACATGCGCCGCCATCTGACCCTGGAAAAAGGCGCGACCCCGAACAAGGGCGCCGAAGTTCTGGAAAACCTGATCGCCACCGACAACCCTGGAGGCTTCGCGCCGGGCGGGCGGATGAACTGGGCGGCGGATTTGAACCTGAACCTGCTCAGCGAGAAGAAATCCACCGACGTGCTCTTCTGGGTCGGCGACGGTGCCTTCGACATGCGCAACCAGCGCACCCTGCGCGCCTTCGTCAAAGTGCTGAAAGCGGCCAAGGTCGACTTCGCGGTGCTGGGTCTTGAAGAACGCGACAGCGGTGATGTGGCGCGACGCTTGGGCGATGAAGCAACCTTCCAGCTGTTGGCCAAACGCAACATCCAGACCCTGGCCAAGTACAGCTTCAACCGCATCGTCACCTGCGATCCGCACAGTTTCCACGTACTGAAAAACGAGTACGGCGCCTTCGACGGCAACTACCTCGTGCAGCACCACAGCACGTACATGGCGGAAATCATTGGCGAAGGCGCCCTGAACCTCGGCCAGCACAAAGGCAGCAGCGTGACCTACCACGACCCGTGCTACCTCGGCCGCTACAACGGCGAATACGAGGCACCGCGTGAAGTGCTGCGTGCCTTGGGTATCGAGATCAAGGAAATGCAACGCTCCGGTTTCCGCTCGCGCTGCTGCGGCGGTGGCGGCGGTGCGCCGATCACCGACATTCCGGGCAAGCAACGGATCCCCGACATGCGCATGGAAGACATCCGCGAAACCGGTGCCGAACTGGTGGCCGTGGGTTGTCCACAGTGCACCGCGATGCTCGAAGGCGTGGTCGAACCGCGTCCGATGATCAAGGACATCGCCGAACTGGTGGCTGATGCGTTGCTCGAAGACGCAACGCCGGGAAAGCCATCGGCGCCGGCCAAACGTGAACCTGCGGAGGTGCATTAA
- a CDS encoding electron transfer flavoprotein subunit alpha/FixB family protein: protein MSDIIRRDPRAEWIARNRLHPLHAAMQPAQHSWMGPNGLIRKNPHGIGFIGPNGIKRIDRSGAQQGGATKRSAAVEVQLPLHQVAAPVFYISVVPDMVGGRLSSHDRDLLGLAHQLAGKDGAVLAVVFGEHKENAFATAGVDRLLVLEGDEFSGYAPEQRVQGLRAVDNQFSPRHWLLPDSRSGGGELGRRFAAALGERPATRVWQVKDQECIGRAGAGLQDLARPVARLILAAAECAEPVSETRHEALPVELSTTVARSLSRIEDLGAVAVDPAAIPMAEAEFIFSGGNGVKDWGLFHRTAEALGATEGASRVAVDDGFMARDRQVGASGTWVTARVYVAVGISGAIQHLQGIGACDKVVAINLDPGCDMIKRADLSVIGESAEILQALIDAVAAYRNDAKRDAA, encoded by the coding sequence ATGAGCGACATTATCCGCCGCGACCCACGCGCCGAATGGATCGCCCGCAACCGCTTGCACCCGCTGCATGCGGCCATGCAACCGGCGCAACACAGCTGGATGGGGCCTAACGGTCTCATCCGCAAGAATCCTCACGGGATCGGTTTTATCGGCCCCAACGGCATCAAACGGATCGACCGCAGCGGCGCTCAGCAGGGCGGGGCGACCAAACGCTCAGCCGCGGTTGAAGTGCAATTGCCGCTGCATCAAGTGGCTGCACCTGTGTTCTACATCAGCGTGGTGCCGGACATGGTCGGCGGCCGCTTGAGCAGTCACGACCGCGACTTGCTCGGCCTGGCTCATCAATTGGCCGGCAAGGACGGCGCGGTACTGGCCGTGGTCTTCGGTGAGCACAAGGAAAACGCCTTTGCCACGGCTGGCGTTGACCGCTTGCTGGTGCTTGAGGGCGACGAGTTCAGTGGTTATGCACCGGAACAACGGGTCCAGGGTCTGCGGGCTGTGGATAACCAGTTCAGCCCGCGTCACTGGTTGCTGCCGGACAGCCGCAGCGGTGGCGGCGAACTGGGTCGGCGCTTTGCTGCCGCACTGGGCGAGCGCCCGGCCACGCGGGTCTGGCAGGTCAAGGATCAGGAATGCATCGGCCGTGCCGGTGCTGGCCTGCAGGACCTTGCGCGGCCGGTGGCCCGCTTGATTCTGGCGGCTGCCGAATGCGCCGAACCGGTCAGCGAAACCCGTCACGAAGCGTTGCCGGTGGAGTTATCCACAACGGTCGCCCGCAGCCTGTCGCGGATCGAAGATCTGGGCGCTGTGGCGGTGGACCCGGCGGCGATTCCGATGGCCGAAGCCGAATTCATCTTCTCCGGCGGCAACGGGGTCAAGGACTGGGGACTTTTCCACAGGACGGCCGAAGCGTTGGGCGCGACCGAAGGTGCGTCGCGGGTGGCGGTGGACGATGGTTTCATGGCGCGCGACCGGCAGGTCGGCGCGTCCGGCACCTGGGTAACCGCGCGGGTTTACGTGGCGGTGGGGATTTCCGGGGCGATCCAGCACCTGCAAGGCATCGGTGCCTGCGACAAGGTGGTGGCGATCAACCTCGATCCGGGTTGCGACATGATCAAACGGGCCGACCTGTCGGTGATCGGCGAGAGCGCCGAGATTCTTCAAGCCTTGATCGATGCGGTAGCGGCTTACCGCAACGACGCCAAGCGCGATGCGGCTTAA
- a CDS encoding electron transfer flavoprotein subunit beta, with protein MSTKIISLVSIGAHPTSGRPRRAEQDARAVELGLQLAGDNLQVLHAGDVAEPALRAYLGMGLEQLHVLEQPEGADALPALTAYLRDAGAQVVLTGSQAETGEGSGMLPFLLAESLGWPLVVGLAQVESIDGGSALVLQALPRGQRRRLKVRLPFLATVDNAAPKPRQSAYGPARRGVLQAEEVEVVDDELLAVATLQPAKPRPKRLKVIKAKSGADRMKAATAKASGGGGQVLKGVTAQAGAEAILKLLIEEGVVR; from the coding sequence ATGAGCACGAAAATCATCAGCCTGGTGTCCATCGGCGCCCACCCGACCTCCGGCCGGCCACGCCGCGCCGAGCAGGATGCGCGGGCGGTTGAACTGGGTTTGCAGCTGGCTGGGGATAACCTGCAAGTGCTGCATGCCGGCGACGTCGCGGAACCGGCATTGCGCGCTTATCTGGGCATGGGCCTGGAGCAGCTGCATGTGCTGGAGCAACCGGAAGGCGCTGATGCGCTGCCGGCGTTGACCGCGTATTTGCGTGATGCCGGGGCACAGGTGGTGCTGACCGGCAGTCAGGCGGAAACCGGTGAAGGCTCGGGCATGTTGCCGTTCCTGCTGGCGGAAAGCCTCGGTTGGCCGCTGGTCGTGGGTTTGGCGCAGGTCGAATCCATCGACGGCGGTTCAGCGTTGGTGCTGCAGGCCTTGCCTCGCGGGCAGCGTCGGCGCTTGAAAGTGCGCCTGCCGTTTCTGGCGACTGTGGATAACGCGGCACCCAAGCCGCGGCAGAGCGCCTACGGTCCGGCACGTCGTGGGGTATTGCAGGCGGAAGAAGTCGAAGTGGTCGACGATGAACTGCTGGCGGTGGCCACGCTGCAACCGGCCAAGCCACGGCCAAAGCGCTTGAAAGTGATCAAGGCCAAGAGCGGTGCGGATCGCATGAAGGCCGCGACGGCCAAGGCCAGTGGCGGCGGTGGGCAAGTGCTCAAGGGCGTGACCGCGCAAGCGGGCGCCGAAGCCATCCTCAAGTTGCTGATTGAAGAAGGCGTGGTTCGCTAA
- the dgcA gene encoding dimethylglycine demethylation protein DgcA, whose product MAFEAMFQPIQIGKLTIRNRVLSTAHAEVYATDGGMTTDRYVKYYEEKAKGGIGLAICGGSSSVAIDSPQGWWKSVNLADDRIIPHFQNLADAMHKHGAKIMIQITHMGRRSRWDGEHWPTLLSPSGIREPVHRATCKTIEPEEIWRVIGNYASAAARAKAGGLDGVELSAVHQHMIDQFWSPRVNKRIDEWGGSFENRMRFGLEVIKAVRKEVGPDFCVGIRLCGDEFHPDGLSHEDMKQIAKYYDDTGMIDFIGVVGSGCDTHNTLANVIPNMSYPPEPFLHLAAGIKEVVKAPVLHAQNIKDPNQATRILEGGYVDMVGMTRAHIADPHLIAKIKMGQVDQIKQCVGANYCIDRQYQGLDVLCIQNAATSREYMGVPHIIEKSTGVKRKVVVVGAGPAGMEAARVSAERGHDVTLFEKKEFIGGQITTASKAPQRDQIAGITRWFQLELARLKVDLRLGVAADAATILDLRPDVVVLAVGGHPFLEQNEHWGAAEGLVVSSWDILDGKVAPGKNVLVYDTICEFTGMSTADFLADKGSQVEIVTDDIKPGVAIGGTSFPTYYRSMYPKEVIMTGDMMLEKVYREGDKLVAVLENEYTGAKEERVVDQVVVENGVRPDEEIYYALKEGSRNKGQMDIEALFAIKPQPSLSQPGDGYLLFRIGDCVAQRNTHAAIYDALRLCKDF is encoded by the coding sequence ATGGCTTTCGAAGCAATGTTCCAGCCGATCCAGATCGGCAAACTGACCATCCGCAACCGCGTGCTCAGCACCGCGCACGCCGAGGTCTACGCCACCGACGGCGGCATGACCACCGACCGGTACGTCAAGTATTACGAAGAGAAAGCCAAGGGCGGGATCGGCCTGGCGATTTGCGGCGGTTCTTCCAGTGTGGCCATCGACAGCCCGCAAGGCTGGTGGAAGTCGGTCAACCTGGCCGATGACCGGATCATTCCGCACTTCCAGAACCTGGCCGATGCCATGCACAAGCATGGCGCCAAGATCATGATCCAGATTACCCACATGGGGCGTCGTTCCCGCTGGGACGGCGAGCATTGGCCAACGCTGCTGTCGCCGTCGGGCATCCGTGAGCCGGTGCACCGCGCGACCTGCAAAACCATCGAGCCGGAAGAAATCTGGCGGGTGATCGGCAACTACGCCAGCGCCGCGGCGCGTGCCAAGGCCGGTGGCCTGGACGGCGTCGAACTGTCCGCCGTGCACCAGCACATGATCGACCAGTTCTGGAGCCCGCGAGTCAACAAACGTATCGATGAATGGGGCGGCAGCTTCGAAAATCGCATGCGTTTCGGCCTGGAAGTGATCAAGGCTGTGCGCAAGGAAGTCGGTCCGGACTTCTGCGTCGGCATCCGCCTGTGCGGTGACGAATTCCACCCGGATGGCTTGTCCCACGAGGACATGAAACAGATCGCCAAGTACTACGACGACACCGGCATGATCGACTTCATCGGTGTCGTGGGCTCGGGTTGCGACACCCACAACACCTTGGCCAACGTTATTCCGAACATGAGTTATCCACCGGAGCCATTCCTGCACTTGGCGGCCGGAATCAAAGAAGTGGTGAAGGCCCCGGTGCTGCACGCGCAGAACATCAAGGACCCGAACCAGGCGACCCGTATTCTGGAAGGCGGTTACGTCGACATGGTCGGCATGACCCGCGCCCACATAGCCGACCCGCACCTGATCGCCAAGATCAAGATGGGCCAGGTCGACCAGATCAAGCAATGCGTCGGCGCCAACTACTGCATCGACCGTCAGTACCAGGGCCTGGATGTCTTGTGCATCCAGAACGCCGCGACTTCCCGTGAATACATGGGCGTGCCGCACATCATCGAGAAATCGACCGGTGTGAAGCGCAAAGTCGTGGTGGTCGGTGCCGGTCCTGCCGGTATGGAAGCGGCGCGCGTATCGGCTGAACGTGGCCACGACGTGACCCTGTTCGAGAAGAAAGAATTCATCGGCGGGCAGATCACCACGGCTTCGAAAGCCCCGCAACGGGACCAGATTGCCGGTATCACCCGTTGGTTCCAGCTGGAGCTGGCGCGTTTGAAAGTCGACCTGCGCCTGGGCGTAGCGGCGGATGCGGCAACCATTCTCGACCTGCGTCCGGACGTGGTGGTGCTCGCCGTTGGCGGTCATCCATTCCTGGAGCAGAACGAGCATTGGGGCGCGGCTGAAGGCCTGGTGGTCAGCAGTTGGGACATCCTCGACGGCAAAGTCGCGCCGGGCAAAAACGTGCTGGTCTACGACACCATCTGCGAGTTCACCGGGATGTCGACCGCCGACTTCCTTGCCGACAAGGGCAGCCAGGTCGAGATCGTCACAGACGACATCAAACCGGGCGTGGCCATTGGCGGCACGTCGTTCCCGACGTACTACCGCAGCATGTACCCGAAAGAAGTGATCATGACCGGCGACATGATGCTGGAGAAGGTCTACCGCGAAGGCGACAAGCTGGTAGCGGTGCTGGAAAACGAGTACACCGGCGCCAAGGAGGAGCGGGTGGTGGACCAGGTGGTCGTCGAGAACGGCGTGCGTCCGGACGAAGAAATCTACTACGCGCTGAAGGAAGGCTCGCGCAACAAAGGCCAGATGGACATCGAAGCTTTGTTCGCGATCAAGCCGCAACCTTCGCTGAGCCAACCAGGCGACGGCTACTTGCTGTTCCGCATTGGCGACTGTGTGGCCCAGCGCAACACCCACGCGGCGATCTATGACGCGTTGCGGTTGTGCAAAGACTTCTAA